CGGCGGCCGTCCGACGGACTTTTGCTGGGTGCCCCAGATGATCCTGGCGACATCGCTCAGGATGAGGACGAGGGCATAGGTGAAGAGGAGCTGGTAGAGCTCCTCCTTTCCATAGAGGCGCTGGAAGAGGAAGCGCTCGACGATTCCGCCGAGGAGGGCGACCCCCGTGGCCGCCCCCAGGGCAGCCACCCAGAAGGTGACCGGGCCCGTCCCGAGCCACTGCACGATCTGATAGGCGGAGTACGCGCCCAGCATGTAGAAGGTGCCGTGGGCGAAGTTGAGCACGCGGAGGACGCCGAAGATGAGCGACAGGCCCGAGGCGATGAGGAAGAGGAACATCGCCGCGGTCAGGCCGCTGAGCGACTGCGCGAAGACGAACGAGAGGTCGGGCATCGAAACAGGCCCCCTCACTTTCTCAGCCCTCACTTCGTCGCTCTCCTCGCCTTCTGAATCAACTCAGCTCTCGTCTCGCGCCTCTGGCGCTCAACTCGAACGGCGGGCAGCGACTCAGCTCGAACTGCGGCCCTCTCCCCCGCGACGGGGGAGAGGGACTTCTCTTATCCCTCTCCCCTCAGGGGAGAGGGCCAGGGTGAGGGGAGAGACCTAGTCCATGAACTTGGTTGGATCGACGTAGGTGATGGGCTTCATGATCGGGAAGGCGTACTTCGGGTCCTTCACCGTCTTGCCGTAGAGCTGGCCGCGGTTCGCCTGATGGTCTTTCTCGCGAATCGTCTGCTTGCCGATGGGCGTGTCGATGGTCAGCCCGAGGAGAGCCTTGGCGACCTTGTCGGAGTCGGTGCTTCCGGCCTTCTTGATCGCCTCGGCGAGGAAGGCCATGCCGATATAGCCCTGGATGGCCCACGACGACGGGTATTCGTCCTTCAGGTATTTGGAGAGGCGCGCGGTGTAGTCCTTGTGCGGGCCGGGATTGTCCTCCCAGTAGAAGGCGTCATACGAGTTGCCCCAGATTCCCACCGGGTAGTCCGCGCCCATGGACTTGGTCGTCTCGGGCGAGGCCGCTTCGCCCAGGCCGATGAAGTTGTACTTGAGGGCGTCGAAGTATCCCAGGGCCCTGGCCTGCTTCGAGAAGGTCACGAAGAAGCCGCCCCAGATGGACGAGACCACCGCCTCGGGCTTCTTGGCCATCTGGGCGTTGATGAACGGGTTGTAGTCCTGCTCGCCCAGCTTGGGCCACTGCTGGTCCACGATCTCCACGCCGGGCTTGAGCCTCTTGATGTGCTCGACAAAGGACCTGGTCACATCCTGGCCATACGCGTAGTCGAAGGCAATGGTGGCGATCTTGGTCACCGGCCACTTGGCCACGATCTCGGCCGCGCTCCGGCCCTCCATGGTCGTGTTGGCGGCCACGCGGAAGACATACGGGTGCAGCTTGTCGGCCGCCGTCAGCTGATCGGTCTTGGGAATCGGCGCGATGAAGACGATCTTGTTCTCCTTGGCCACCACGGAGACGGCGGGACCCTCGGCAGAGGTGAGCGTCCCCATGAGGAAGTCCACGTTCTCCTTGAGGATGAGCTCGCGCGCGACCCGAACCGCCTCATTGGCGTCGGCCTTGGAGTCGCGCATCAGGAGCTCGATCTTCCGGCCGAGGACGCCGCCCTTGGCATTGATCTCGTCCACGTACATCTGGGCGCCCTTGGTGGCGGGCTCGCCGAAGAGCGCGGGTGGCCCGGACAGCGGCATGGGCACCCCAACCTTGATCGGCTTCTGAGCTTCCGCAGCCAGCGGCAGAGCCACTAGCGCGGCGAGGAGCAAAAACAGTGAGCGGACCATGACGGGCCTCCTTTGACGGTTCGCGGCGCGGGCTACAGGGCCGGGAAACCCGGGACCTGTACCCGAATCCGGTACACGGATGTGGACGCGGTGATGTAGAGACTCCTGTAGTCATCGTCGCCCCAGGCGAAGTTGGCCGTGTGCTCGGGGACCTTGATCACCCCGAGACAGACCGCGTCATGCGTGAACACGTGGATGCCGCCGGGCCCGCAGCAGTAGACATTGCCCGCGGAGTCGAGCTTCATGCCGTCGGGCGCGCCGCGCCCCTCCCCCGTGGTCTCGGCCCACACGCCCCCGCCCGTGAGGCCGCCGTCGGCCTTCACGTCGAAGACGCGGATGTGCGTGCGCGCGGTGTCGTTGACGAAGAGCCGGCGCCCGTCGAGCGAGAAGCACAGGCCGTTCGGTCTGTCGAAGTCGTCCACCAAGAGGGTGGGATGCTTCGGGTCGGCGCCGGCGCGATACACGCTCTGGTGCGACAGCTCCTGCTCGCGCTTGACTCCGTAGAAGTCCGCGCGGCCGTAGGGTGGGTCGCTGAAGTAGATGCCGCCGTCCGCGGCGCACACGATGTCGTTGGGGCTATTGAGCTGCTTACCCTCGTAGTGGGTGGCCACGGGGGTGATGCGGCCGTCGGGCTCGGTCCGCGACACCTGGCTCGAGGCGTGCTCGCAGGCGAGGAGCCGGCCCTGCCGGTCCCAGGTCAGGCCGTTCGATTTGTTGCAGGGCTTGCGGAAGGTGGTGACGCCGTCCGTGGCCGACCAGCGGCGAAGGTGGTCGCCGGGCATGTCGCTCCACAGCAGGTACTTGCCCGTGGGATGCCAGAGGGGTCCCTCCGTGAAGAGACAGTCCCCCGCTATCTTCTCGAACTCGACCGCCCGGCCGACGACGGCCGTGAAGCGTGGGTCGCGGATCTCGACGGTCACGTCTTCATCGGCTGGCCGGGCTTGCCCGCGGCATACCAGTCGTTGGGCTTGACCTCCTCGATCACCACCCACACCGCTTCCTTGGGCAGGCCCGTGACCTCGGTGATGGCCCCGGTCACGCGCTTGGCGATCTCGTCCTTTCGCTCCTTGCCCCACCCTTCGTAGATGCGGATATTGACGAATGGCATGCGGCTCTCCTGTGGGCGCCTCGCGCTCAGGCCTTGAGGGACTTGGCGAACAAGTCGGTGCAGCGCTTCCACGCGTCGGCGGCCGCCGCCGCGTTGAAGGACGGACGGTAGTCGGCGAAGAAGCCGTGGCTGGCGCCCGGGTACACGACGACCTCGACGTTCGGGTTATGTTGCTTGACGAGCTCGCCCATCTTGCGGGCATCGACTGGCGAAGGACTCGTGTCCTGTTCACCGCTCAGGGAGAGGAGCGGAATCTTGATGTCCTTGGCCACGTCGAAGCCGGTGACGGGCATCGGCTGATCGGGGTAGGGGCGCGCCGGCGGACCATACCAGGCCACGGCCGCCTTCATGTCCGGATTGGTGGCCGCAACCTGGAAGACGCTGGAGCCGCCCCAGCACCAACCGGTGACGCCCGCGCGGTCTGCGCGCGCGCCGGGCCGCTTCTTCGCCCAGTCCACCGCCGCCGCGACGTCGCCGAGCAACTGCTTGCGCGGCACGGCGAGAACGATTTTCATGATGTCCTGGATGTTCGGGAGCTGAGCGGTACCCCCTTCGCGCTTGAACAGCTCCGGCGCCACCGCGTAGTAGCCGGCCTTGGCGAAGCGGCGCGTCACGTCGCGCACCCATTCGTGGACCCCCCAGACTTCCGAGATGCACACCACGATGGGCGCGGGGCCGCCGGAAGCGGGGCGCGCCTCGTAGACGGGCATCATGTAGTCGCCGATCTTGACCTCGGCGTCGCCGGCC
Above is a window of Candidatus Methylomirabilota bacterium DNA encoding:
- a CDS encoding SMP-30/gluconolactonase/LRE family protein, coding for MTVEIRDPRFTAVVGRAVEFEKIAGDCLFTEGPLWHPTGKYLLWSDMPGDHLRRWSATDGVTTFRKPCNKSNGLTWDRQGRLLACEHASSQVSRTEPDGRITPVATHYEGKQLNSPNDIVCAADGGIYFSDPPYGRADFYGVKREQELSHQSVYRAGADPKHPTLLVDDFDRPNGLCFSLDGRRLFVNDTARTHIRVFDVKADGGLTGGGVWAETTGEGRGAPDGMKLDSAGNVYCCGPGGIHVFTHDAVCLGVIKVPEHTANFAWGDDDYRSLYITASTSVYRIRVQVPGFPAL
- a CDS encoding 4-oxalocrotonate tautomerase family protein, producing MPFVNIRIYEGWGKERKDEIAKRVTGAITEVTGLPKEAVWVVIEEVKPNDWYAAGKPGQPMKT
- a CDS encoding dienelactone hydrolase family protein; protein product: MSDVTVGTETTGESETSGLTRRQVLVAGATFAGYAVAVDKALAQAIKTDTTGIQAGDAEVKIGDYMMPVYEARPASGGPAPIVVCISEVWGVHEWVRDVTRRFAKAGYYAVAPELFKREGGTAQLPNIQDIMKIVLAVPRKQLLGDVAAAVDWAKKRPGARADRAGVTGWCWGGSSVFQVAATNPDMKAAVAWYGPPARPYPDQPMPVTGFDVAKDIKIPLLSLSGEQDTSPSPVDARKMGELVKQHNPNVEVVVYPGASHGFFADYRPSFNAAAAADAWKRCTDLFAKSLKA
- a CDS encoding ABC transporter substrate-binding protein; translated protein: MVRSLFLLLAALVALPLAAEAQKPIKVGVPMPLSGPPALFGEPATKGAQMYVDEINAKGGVLGRKIELLMRDSKADANEAVRVARELILKENVDFLMGTLTSAEGPAVSVVAKENKIVFIAPIPKTDQLTAADKLHPYVFRVAANTTMEGRSAAEIVAKWPVTKIATIAFDYAYGQDVTRSFVEHIKRLKPGVEIVDQQWPKLGEQDYNPFINAQMAKKPEAVVSSIWGGFFVTFSKQARALGYFDALKYNFIGLGEAASPETTKSMGADYPVGIWGNSYDAFYWEDNPGPHKDYTARLSKYLKDEYPSSWAIQGYIGMAFLAEAIKKAGSTDSDKVAKALLGLTIDTPIGKQTIREKDHQANRGQLYGKTVKDPKYAFPIMKPITYVDPTKFMD